In a genomic window of Punica granatum isolate Tunisia-2019 chromosome 6, ASM765513v2, whole genome shotgun sequence:
- the LOC116210495 gene encoding protein DETOXIFICATION 12-like, with amino-acid sequence MEETLLIKNVSRINGDEEEAADKEVDVHGHSSAAPAATESWRSCLGSFAEEVKRVGYLAGPMVAVSFSQYMLQVISIMIVGHLGELALSSTAIAVSFSSVTGFSLLLGMAGALETLCGQAYGAGQFLILGTQTRTAIFCLNLCCLPLCLLWLNVEKLLILAGQDPSISNGAGKFMKYLIPSLFAYAILQPLIRFFQMQSLVAIMLMSSIGTLLFHIPICWILVFKSGLGNLGAALAISISYWVNVVFFVLYIKFSPVCTKTWGSISTELFHGVGQFFRFAVPSALMVCLEWWSYELLILLSGLLPNPKLETSVLSVCLSTVSTLYTIPYGLGGAGSTRVSNELGAGNPQAAWLAVYAMMSLVIAEMSIISTSLFAGRRVFGHLFSNNEEVVNYVMRMAPLVCVSVILDSLQASLSGVARGCGWQHVGAFVNLGAFYLCGIPIAIILAFWVKIRGMGLWIGIQSGAFVQTLLLAIITSCINWEKEASKARERISEGSHSIDSGLF; translated from the exons CATGGAGAAGTTGCCTGGGATCATTTGCAGAAGAGGTGAAGAGGGTGGGCTATCTCGCCGGGCCCATGGTGGCAGTGAGCTTCTCTCAGTACATGCTGCAGGTGATATCCATCATGATAGTCGGCCACCTTGGAGAGCTTGCCCTCTCTAGCACTGCCATTGCCGTCTCTTTCTCCAGCGTCACTGGCTTCAGCCTCCTT TTAGGAATGGCAGGTGCCCTGGAAACACTCTGTGGCCAAGCTTATGGAGCCGGGCAGTTCCTCATACTAGGGACCCAAACCCGAACTGCCATTTTCTGTCTCAACCTCTGCTGCCTTCCATTGTGTCTCCTCTGGCTCAATGTTGAGAAACTCCTCATCCTCGCAGGCCAAGACCCATCGATCTCCAATGGAGCTGGAAAATTTATGAAGTACCTGATTCCTTCCCTCTTTGCTTACGCCATCCTGCAGCCTCTCATTCGCTTCTTTCAAATGCAAAGCCTAGTAGCTATAATGCTTATGAGCTCCATTGGGACCCTCCTTTTCCACATCCCAATCTGCTGGATCTTGGTGTTCAAGTCAGGGCTTGGGAATCTTGGGGCAGCACTGGCAATTAGCATTTCATATTGGGTGAATGTGGTTTTCTTCGTGCTGTACATTAAGTTCTCGCCTGTGTGCACAAAGACGTGGGGGTCCATCTCAACGGAACTGTTCCATGGGGTAGGGCAGTTCTTTCGCTTTGCTGTTCCCTCTGCTTTGATGGTCTG TCTAGAGTGGTGGTCATATGAGCTGCTTATTTTGCTCTCCGGGCTTCTACCAAATCCAAAACTCGAAACTTCTGTTTTATCCGTGTG tCTATCCACAGTTTCAACACTCTACACAATACCCTATGGGCTTGGCGGTGCTGGGAG CACGAGAGTCTCAAATGAATTAGGAGCAGGAAATCCACAGGCAGCTTGGCTTGCAGTTTATGCCATGATGTCCCTTGTGATAGCAGAGATGAGCATTATCAGCACAAGCCTGTTTGCTGGTAGACGTGTTTTCGGCCACCTATTTAGCAACAACGAGGAAGTTGTGAATTATGTCATGAGAATGGCTCCTCTTGTATGTGTCTCTGTCATCCTCGACAGCTTACAAGCAAGTCTTTCAG GAGTTGCTAGAGGATGTGGGTGGCAGCATGTAGGAGCATTCGTTAACCTTGGTGCTTTCTATCTCTGTGGAATCCCCATAGCAATCATTCTGGCTTTCTGGGTGAAGATAAGGGGAATGGGCCTTTGGATTGGAATACAAAGCGGTGCTTTCGTGCAAACTCTTCTTCTAGCAATCATCACAAGCTGCATCAACTGGGAAAAAGAG GCAAGCAAGGCAAGGGAGAGGATATCTGAGGGAAGCCATTCCATAGATTCGGGATTGTTTTGA
- the LOC116211824 gene encoding protein DETOXIFICATION 12-like: MGDPEKDSNMGMLEEKLLIKNISGINGDEEEAAKKEVGQVHGSAAAAGTTASHTSWRRCLRTFTEEVKRVGYLAGPMVAVTFSQYMMQVISIMIVGHLGKLALSSTAIAVSLSGVTGFSILLGMAGALETLSGQAYGAEQYHILGNQTRTAIFCLNLCCLPLSLLWLNVEKLLILAGQDPLISHGAGKFAKHLIPSLFAYATLQPLIRFFQMQSLVVPMLVSSIATLLFHIPVCWMLVYKSGLGNLGAALAINLSYWVNVIFFALYIKFSPVCTKTWGHISMEMFNGVGEFFRFAVPSAMMVCLEWWSYELLVLLSGLLPNPQLETSVLSVCLSTIGTLYTIPYGLGAAGSTRVSNEIGAGNPRAAQVAVYATVFLTIAETSIVSTSLFFGRRAFGYIFSDDKEVVDYVTRMAPLVCLSVILDSVQGALSGIARGCGWQHIGAFVNLGAFYLCGIPIAVVLAFWVKIRGMGLWIGIQSGAFVQNLLLAIITSRINWERQASKARERIFEGSYSTDSGLF, from the exons ATGGGAGACCCGGAAAAAGACAGCAATATGGGGATGCTGGAGGAGAAGTTGCTGATAAAGAACATCTCCGGAATTAATGGCGATGAAGAGGAAGCTGCAAAAAAGGAAGTAGGTCAGGTTCATGGCTCAGCTGCAGCGGCAGGAACAACAGCTTCTCATACATCGTGGAGGCGTTGCCTGAGGACGTTCACAGAAGAGGTGAAGCGGGTGGGCTACCTTGCCGGGCCCATGGTGGCGGTGACCTTTTCTCAATACATGATGCAGGTGATATCCATCATGATTGTCGGCCACCTCGGAAAGCTCGCCCTCTCTAGCACTGCCATCGCCGTCTCTCTGTCTGGCGTCACCGGCTTCAGCATCCTT CTGGGAATGGCAGGTGCATTGGAAACACTAAGCGGCCAAGCTTATGGAGCTGAGCAGTACCACATACTCGGGAACCAAACAAGAACTGCCATATTCTGCCTCAACCTCTGCTGTCTCCCTCTGTCTCTTCTCTGGCTCAATGTTGAGAAACTCCTCATCCTCGCAGGCCAGGACCCTTTGATATCCCATGGAGCAGGAAAGTTCGCaaagcacctgattccttcCCTCTTTGCATACGCAACCCTTCAGCCCCTCATCCGCTTCTTCCAGATGCAGAGCCTTGTGGTTCCAATGCTCGTGAGCTCCATCGCCACCCTCCTCTTCCACATTCCGGTATGCTGGATGTTGGTATACAAGTCAGGGCTTGGGAATCTCGGGGCTGCTCTGGCAATTAATCTTTCATATTGGGTGAACGTGATTTTCTTCGCATTGTACATTAAGTTCTCGCCTGTGTGCACAAAGACATGGGGCCACATCTCGATGGAAATGTTCAATGGGGTCGGCGAGTTCTTCCGCTTTGCTGTTCCTTCTGCTATGATGGTCTG TCTGGAGTGGTGGTCATATGAGCTGCTTGttttgctttctggacttcttCCAAATCCGCAGCTCGAAACTTCTGTTTTATCCGTCTG TCTATCAACAATTGGAACACTCTATACGATCCCATATGGACTTGGTGCTGCCGGAAG CACGAGAGTTTCAAATGAAATAGGAGCAGGAAACCCACGAGCAGCTCAAGTTGCAGTTTATGCTACTGTGTTCCTCACAATAGCAGAGACAAGCATCGTAAGCACGAGCCTGTTTTTTGGTAGACGTGCTTTTGGATACATATTTAGTGATGACAAGGAAGTTGTGGACTATGTCACGAGAATGGCTCCTCTTGTTTGTCTCTCTGTCATTCTCGATAGTGTACAAGGAGCTCTTTCCG GGATTGCAAGAGGATGCGGGTGGCAGCACATTGGAGCATTCGTAAACCTTGGGGCTTTCTATCTTTGTGGAATCCCGATAGCTGTTGTTTTGGCTTTTTGGGTGAAGATAAGGGGAATGGGCCTTTGGATTGGAATACAAAGTGGTGCTTTCGTGCAAAATCTCCTTCTGGCAATCATCACCAGCCGCATTAACTGGGAAAGACAG GCAAGTAAGGCGAGGGAGCGGATATTTGAGGGAAGCTATTCCACAGATTCGGGATTATTTTAA